The Bacillus sp. NEB1478 genome contains the following window.
AGAAAACTTACATACCGAATCTATAAAATAATAAACAGTGTAAAAGTGAAGGAGGTAATAAATTGATACTAAAAAATAAGACAGCTGTAATATATGGAGCTAGCGGTGCGATAGGTGGCGCAGTTGCCCGAGCATTTGCAAGAGAGGGTGCGAAGGTTTTCATGGTTGGAAGGACCTTAAAAACTCTCCAACAAATAGCAAAAGAAATTATTAATGCTGGAGGATTCGCAGAGATAGCTCAAATTGATGCTTTGAATGAAAACCAGGTTGAGGAACATCTCATTGAAGTTTTTAAAAATGTAGGAAGCATAGATATATCTTTTAATGCAATTGGCTTAGAAGATATACAAGGGTTACCACTTGTAGAAATGAATCTGGAAGATTATTCTCGTCCCATAATAAAAGGGATAAAAGCACACTTTATAACTGCAACTGCTGCAGCACGTCATATGGTTAAGAACCAATCAGGAGTCATTCTTGCCATCACAGCACAAGCTTCAAAAAAACCTTGTCGTGATGTAGGAGGATTTGGTGTAGCATGCGCGGCAATTGAGGGTTTTTGCAGACAACTGGCAGTTGAAGTTGGCACAAAAGGTGTTCGTGTTGTCTGTTTAAGATCTTCTGGTTCCTCGGATGCCCCAGGGGTAGATGAAGTGTTTAACTATCATGCTAATAATGCCGGAATCACTCGTGAAGCATTTGAAGCCGGAATAGCCGAAAGTACAATGCTGAAACGACTGCCAAAGCTTGCCGAAGTAGCTAACACAGCGGTTTTAATGGCATCTGATTATGCTAGTGCAATAACTGGAGCTATTGCAAATGTTACCTGTGGAGAAATCGCGGAGTAGCAGATTTTGAGATATTCCACAATCGTAGCAGGATTGCTTAATAAACAGTTAATAAAGCTCAATTAGAACAGAACTATTGATACTGAGAGATAAATAGAACTACCTGTATGAAAGGGGGTATTTATGAAAGTCCAAATAATTGGTGGATCAGGAACTGGCAAAAGCACTCTAGCAAAATATATCAGTGAAAAGGAAAATATCAAGTGGATAGATACCGATAATTATCTTTGGAAAGATGATTCTTTTTTAGAAAATAATCCAATTGAGAAACGGATTGAGATGTACCAAAGAGATATGTTTTCTAACGATAGTTATATAGCGTCTGGTTCCGTGTTTATGTGGTGTCCAGAAGGTTTTAGTAACCGTGACCTTTTAGTTTTTCTTTCACTTGATGAAGAAGCCCGTATGAAACGATTAAGGAACAGAGAAATCGAACGGAATAGTGAAATGTGGCTAGATGAAAATGGTGAGTATACAAATGACTTTTTAGAATGGTGTAAAACCTATTGGTCAGAAGAAGATAAGAAGATGGCAGGTACATATGGAGAACAATCCTATCAAATGACAATATCAAAGAGTCCTGTATTAAAACTCAACGGCTCGCAACCTCTTGATGAACTTTATGCTGAAATAAGAAGGACTGTGAGTAAAGAAAATGGCTAGTTGTCTAATTAAGTGGGGTAATTATCCTCAGCAATCGGGTGCGATTGTGGAAGATCAAATGCAAGAATTAAGTCATTTGAGGTACTTTTTAAATGGAATTTAAAAAGTGATATCTCTTTCCTCTTTGTTCTCTTAAGTGTAATCATTTGCTCTTTCAGATCAGTAAAAGGATGCTGCGTTTCACTTCGCAAACTTTGTGAACTTTTTTGCTAGTGCTCCAAAAAACTTGCACAAACTTCAAGTCCCTTGACAGCTCTTTTCGCAAAGATTAGTTCACCTTCAAACAAAGAAGGGAGCTGTTCAAGAATGGAAAAACTTTATGAAATTCTTCAGATCATGCAAGTAATTGCAGAAGTGAGGGAAGGAGAGAGCCACATCGTTAGGTCACCGAAGGATGGAGCTAAGATCGCAGCAACATTCATAGGAGATAAAGATAGGGAGGTGTTTCTCGTGATGGCCTCAACACGAAAAATCGAGTTGTAGCAGGCTCAAGAACTGTTAAACGATAGAATATTTACAAAAGAGGTTATTAGGGAAGCAATTGAGAATATAATTCAGGCGGTTTTATAGACTTATGTATGGTGGAGACTAGCGGGATCGAACCGCTGACCTTTTGGCTGCCAGAGGAATTCTAGTAAGAAAACTGAGTTAAATAAGAACAATTAAGTTAAAATAAGTCTGATTTTATAAGGTTTGTTATATGTTTGAGGGAAATCGTAGTTAATTTAATTCAATGAAATAAATTAAGTCTGTGCACTATTTCGTGCACTTTATTTGATGTGATCAGACAAAATAATTATTGCTTAAAATCTAGTTAATGAATTTTCTAACAAGGCTATTAAGTT
Protein-coding sequences here:
- a CDS encoding SDR family oxidoreductase, which codes for MILKNKTAVIYGASGAIGGAVARAFAREGAKVFMVGRTLKTLQQIAKEIINAGGFAEIAQIDALNENQVEEHLIEVFKNVGSIDISFNAIGLEDIQGLPLVEMNLEDYSRPIIKGIKAHFITATAAARHMVKNQSGVILAITAQASKKPCRDVGGFGVACAAIEGFCRQLAVEVGTKGVRVVCLRSSGSSDAPGVDEVFNYHANNAGITREAFEAGIAESTMLKRLPKLAEVANTAVLMASDYASAITGAIANVTCGEIAE
- a CDS encoding AAA family ATPase, which codes for MKVQIIGGSGTGKSTLAKYISEKENIKWIDTDNYLWKDDSFLENNPIEKRIEMYQRDMFSNDSYIASGSVFMWCPEGFSNRDLLVFLSLDEEARMKRLRNREIERNSEMWLDENGEYTNDFLEWCKTYWSEEDKKMAGTYGEQSYQMTISKSPVLKLNGSQPLDELYAEIRRTVSKENG